In the Mastomys coucha isolate ucsf_1 unplaced genomic scaffold, UCSF_Mcou_1 pScaffold18, whole genome shotgun sequence genome, one interval contains:
- the Svbp gene encoding small vasohibin-binding protein has translation MDPPARKEKSKVKEPAFRVEKAKQKSAQQELKQRQRAEIYALNRVMTELEQQQFDEFCKQMQPPGE, from the exons ATGGATCCACCTGCCCGGAAAGAAAAATCCAAAGTTAAAGAACCTGCCTTCAGAGTGGAGAAGGCTAAACAGAAATCTGcccagcaggagctgaagcagagacaaagagcagag ATCTATGCTCTCAACAGAGTCATGACAGAGCTGGAGCAGCAGCAGTTTGATGAGTTCTGTAAGCAGATGCAGCCGCCTGGGGAGTGA